TTAAAAGTTTTTTGTGTTTATGTTTGCGCATCTTCTTTCTTCTTTTTTTGACAACCCTTGACATGAAGCTCTCCTTTTCAATGCCCGCGGGGCATCTACTTTAAACAACGAAAATGGTTCGATTATTTAATAAAAAATGATTTGAATGAAACCTTCAGGATTCATTAAATGAATGGATTAAGTATCATAATACGGGGATAAGTGTCAAGGTTAGAATTCGGAACGGGACTTGACCTTTGGAGAGAATCTCCCTATAATTCGCCTCATGCCTAAAAGAGGAAAACAATTTTTTCTTCTCTTTTTTATCTTCTTCTTGCTTTTCTGGACGGGATGCGCCCGGGAAGAAATTAAAAAAAGTGAAAACGCAAACCGTATTCATGCCCTATATGACTCCCTCGATCGGCTGAAGAAGGATTATGAAGCAAAAAACAGCTCTGATTTTTTTTCAGACCTCTCCTCTTCGTATCCAGACCTGGACCTTTTCAGGAACAGAACTCGGGAAGTTTTTTCTCAAACCAATACCGTAACGCTTAATTTTTATCTGGATCATATTGTTCTAGAAACTTCCTCCTCCTCCCTGATGGTCCGCTGGGAAGGCGAGTGGTCCTTTCCCTCAGAAAGTCCCTTAAAAAACGGAGGAAGCAGCATTTTAAAATTTTCAAATGAGCCCGTCCCCCGCTTAGTCGAAATTCAAGGCATTAATCCTTTCCTTCCTCCTGCTAAAGAAAAGCGATCCTGAATGCCCATCCCTCCCCGTTCTTCTTATGACGTCCAAAGGACCGATTATTTAGTCATTGGAAGCGGAATCGCCGGTTTGAGAGCGGCTCTGGAACTGGCCCGGGATGGGGAAGTTTTAATCCTCAATAAAGGGATGGACCGGGAAAGTAATTCGGCTTATGCGCAGGGAGGGATTGCGGCCGCCATCAATCCTTTCGATTCGGCCAAATCCCACTATGAAGACACCTTAAAAGCCGGAAAAGGATTGTGCAAGGCCTCTGCCGTTAAAATCCTGGTGGAGGAAGGGATTTTACGGGTACGAGAACTTATTGAGTGGGGAACCCATTTCGACCGGAAGGGAAATGCGTTGTTGTTTACACAGGAAGCGGCCCACAGCCGGCAAAGGATTTTAAGAGCAGGGGGTGATGCGACAGGGGATGAAATTATCAAAAGCCTCCTTCTTCGCGTTCGATCTGAGCCAAATATCCAGTTATTAGACCACCATTTTTCCGTTGATCTTTATGTCGAAGGCGGGGTCTGTAAAGGGGCCTGGGTTTTATTGGAAGAAGAAGAAATTCCCAAGATCATTCTTTCGAAATCGGTGATTCTAGCCACAGGAGGAGCCGGACAAATTTATTTAAGAACCACCAACCCTTCCATTGCCACAGGGGACGGGATGGCAATAGGGTATCGCCAGGGAGCCATCGTGCAGGATATGGAGTTTGTGCAATTTCATCCGACGGCTCTTTGTCTTCCCGGCGCCGCGCCGTTCCTTTTATCCGAGGCGATGCGCGGCGAAGGGGGGCGCTTAAGAAATGTAAAAGGGGAAGCTTTTATGAAACGGTACTACCCTGAAGCAGAGCTGGCCCCAAGGGATCTGGTTTCCCGGGCCATTTGGGAGGAGATGGAGAAGACCCGCGCAAACCATGTTTATCTCGATATGACCGGGTTGCCGCCGACAGTCTTGAAGAAAAGGTTTCCGACCATCTACAAGACCTGTTTAAGTTACGGGATTGATTTTACCAGGGATCTCATTCCGACCTCGCCCAGCGCGCACTTTATGATGGGAGGAATACAAACTGATTTAAGAGGACGAACGCCGATTAAAGGTTTATATGCGGCTGGAGAAGTCGCCTGCACCGGCGTTCATGGAGCCAACCGCCTGGCGAGCAATTCGTTACTTGAGGGCATTGTATTCGGCACCAAAGCAGGACAACAAATCTTAAAAACTTCAAAAATAGGTAAGGAAATAAAAATTAATCAAAAAGGG
Above is a window of Nitrospirota bacterium DNA encoding:
- a CDS encoding AURKAIP1/COX24 domain-containing protein codes for the protein MSRVVKKRRKKMRKHKHKKLLKRTRTQRKRK
- the nadB gene encoding L-aspartate oxidase → MPIPPRSSYDVQRTDYLVIGSGIAGLRAALELARDGEVLILNKGMDRESNSAYAQGGIAAAINPFDSAKSHYEDTLKAGKGLCKASAVKILVEEGILRVRELIEWGTHFDRKGNALLFTQEAAHSRQRILRAGGDATGDEIIKSLLLRVRSEPNIQLLDHHFSVDLYVEGGVCKGAWVLLEEEEIPKIILSKSVILATGGAGQIYLRTTNPSIATGDGMAIGYRQGAIVQDMEFVQFHPTALCLPGAAPFLLSEAMRGEGGRLRNVKGEAFMKRYYPEAELAPRDLVSRAIWEEMEKTRANHVYLDMTGLPPTVLKKRFPTIYKTCLSYGIDFTRDLIPTSPSAHFMMGGIQTDLRGRTPIKGLYAAGEVACTGVHGANRLASNSLLEGIVFGTKAGQQILKTSKIGKEIKINQKGLDRQFKVLLKPPPLNPKALNRLRLSCKKILWENVGIVRNEKGLSKACTVLKKWNRQLPFSCFHRETMEVKNMLTVSLLVAKAAYGRKESLGAHFRSDYPFSSSRKTHSFLKK